The following coding sequences lie in one Epinephelus lanceolatus isolate andai-2023 chromosome 24, ASM4190304v1, whole genome shotgun sequence genomic window:
- the LOC117255274 gene encoding gamma-crystallin M3-like → MGRIIFYEDRNFQGRSYDCSSDCSDIHMHLNRCNSCRVENGCFVAYDRPNFMGNQIFLKRGEYSDFQCMGSMMGMGMLDTVRSCRVVPMHRGQFRMRIYERENFGGQMHELMDDCESLQDRFLMSDMQSCSVMDGHWLMFEHPNYRGRMTYVRPGEYRGLRDTGASNLMRVSSIRRIMDMC, encoded by the exons ATGGGCAGG ATCATTTTCTATGAGGACAGGAACTTCCAGGGCCGGTCCTATGACTGCAGCAGCGACTGCTCTGACATCCACATGCACCTGAACCGCTGCAACTCCTGCAGGGTGGAAAATGGGTGCTTTGTGGCGTATGACCGCCCAAACTTCATGGGTAATCAGATCTTCCTGAAGAGAGGGGAGTATTCTGACTTTCAGTGCATGGGGAGCATGATGGGCATGGGTATGTTGGATACCGTGCGCTCCTGTCGCGTGGTGCCAATG CACAGGGGGCAGTTCAGGATGAGGATCTACGAAAGGGAGAACTTTGGAGGCCAGATGCATGAGCTGATGGATGACTGTGAGTCTCTCCAGGATCGTTTCTTGATGTCCGACATGCAGTCCTGCAGCGTGATGGACGGCCACTGGCTGATGTTCGAGCACCCCAACTACAGAGGCCGAATGACGTACGTGAGGCCCGGGGAGTACAGGGGCCTCCGAGACACAGGCGCGAGCAACTTGATGAGGGTCAGCTCCATCAGGCGCATCATGGATATGTGCTGA